Proteins found in one Maridesulfovibrio sp. genomic segment:
- a CDS encoding ATP-binding protein, with the protein MIATSYTKLRWKLIAITLSFSLIPLFVLGFVIHDQFSKSYEEKMTSNLMLVVNSKRDTIDMFLNERVVQLQNLANTHTIAQLTDQTYLNSLFDIIHNTSRSFIDLGVVGQDGRHEAYSGPFDLRDVNYKDEAWFNQVMLKGLYISDVFMGFRNFPHFIIAVKRREAGKTWILRATIDSDVFTALVRNVRSGKLGDAYLINRNWELQTPSRFGGKVLSKAGLPEYSGGRIVDICEWTENGTPHVAGITSLSLTDWKLVVTESPGEELSPLLRVQYMVYILFLVCACMIFAGTYLTITSVVGKLKAANDERAAMDATVIQSSKMASLGKMAAGVAHEINNPLSIIRESAGWIRDLINDGELDGFEALDDLNEAVSDIDRHVERARTVTHRMLGFARRMEPAQEDVDLNMLAKQTVGFLENEIRHRNIEVVFDLDSNLPLITTDSNQVQQIILNLLENSIDAVGQNGRITLESHVEGSFIAMGVSDTGMGIPSDQLSKVFDPFFTTKSAGEGTGLGLSIIYSTLNKLGGKIIAQSEHGQGAVFTFFLPLSGVASDS; encoded by the coding sequence ATGATAGCCACGTCCTATACAAAGCTCAGGTGGAAGCTGATCGCTATAACTTTAAGCTTTTCCCTCATCCCTCTTTTTGTGTTGGGTTTTGTTATCCATGATCAGTTCAGTAAGTCTTACGAAGAAAAGATGACCAGTAATTTGATGCTCGTTGTGAATAGCAAGCGGGACACAATTGATATGTTTTTAAATGAACGAGTGGTGCAATTGCAGAACCTTGCCAATACTCACACCATCGCGCAGCTGACTGACCAGACTTATCTTAATTCTCTTTTCGACATAATTCATAATACATCACGGTCATTTATTGATCTCGGAGTTGTGGGGCAGGATGGCAGACATGAAGCTTATAGCGGTCCGTTTGATCTCAGGGATGTAAACTACAAAGACGAGGCTTGGTTTAATCAGGTCATGCTCAAAGGTCTTTATATAAGTGATGTGTTTATGGGATTCAGGAACTTTCCACATTTCATCATAGCCGTGAAAAGGCGTGAGGCTGGTAAAACATGGATATTAAGGGCCACCATTGATTCTGATGTTTTTACCGCCCTTGTCAGAAATGTCCGTAGTGGCAAGCTTGGGGATGCTTACCTCATCAACCGGAACTGGGAACTTCAAACTCCTTCAAGATTCGGCGGTAAGGTTTTATCCAAAGCCGGTCTTCCTGAATATTCAGGTGGTAGAATCGTGGACATTTGTGAATGGACTGAAAACGGAACGCCGCATGTTGCGGGCATAACTTCTTTGTCACTTACTGATTGGAAACTTGTTGTGACGGAAAGTCCCGGAGAGGAGCTTTCTCCACTGCTACGGGTTCAATATATGGTTTATATTTTGTTTCTGGTTTGTGCATGCATGATTTTCGCAGGTACGTACCTGACTATAACCTCTGTGGTCGGGAAATTAAAGGCGGCAAATGATGAAAGGGCTGCTATGGATGCAACTGTTATACAATCGAGCAAAATGGCTTCTCTAGGCAAAATGGCGGCAGGAGTGGCGCATGAGATTAACAATCCCTTGTCCATAATTAGAGAGAGTGCCGGATGGATTCGTGATCTGATTAATGATGGAGAGTTAGACGGTTTTGAAGCTTTGGATGATCTCAATGAGGCCGTTAGCGACATTGATCGCCATGTGGAAAGAGCACGCACCGTGACACACAGAATGTTGGGGTTTGCCCGTAGAATGGAACCTGCTCAGGAAGATGTGGATCTTAATATGTTGGCTAAACAGACCGTTGGCTTTCTGGAAAATGAAATCAGGCATCGCAATATTGAGGTCGTTTTCGATCTTGATTCGAATCTGCCGTTAATAACTACTGATTCGAATCAGGTTCAGCAGATAATTCTCAATCTGCTGGAAAATTCAATTGATGCTGTTGGCCAGAATGGACGTATCACACTGGAAAGTCATGTTGAAGGTTCCTTCATTGCTATGGGGGTCAGCGATACCGGCATGGGCATTCCGTCGGACCAGCTTTCAAAGGTGTTTGATCCTTTTTTTACAACAAAATCTGCAGGCGAGGGCACGGGGTTGGGGTTGTCTATCATATACAGCACACTGAATAAACTGGGTGGTAAAATCATAGCGCAAAGTGAACATGGACAGGGGGCTGTATTTACTTTTTTTCTACCGCTATCAGGCGTTGCCAGCGATAGCTAA
- a CDS encoding response regulator — protein sequence MSRVRVLVVDDEPTFLKLIGRRLAKRNVDVDVANTGQEALQFLSKTSVNVVILDVRMPGLSGIETLKEIRRRYRDTEVIMLTGHGSVQSGIEGISHGAYDYILKPFLIDDLLERILAANEHAVLKRKVRGV from the coding sequence ATGTCCAGAGTAAGAGTGCTTGTGGTTGATGATGAGCCTACTTTTTTAAAATTGATAGGTCGCAGGCTTGCAAAGCGAAATGTGGATGTTGATGTTGCAAATACAGGACAGGAAGCTTTGCAGTTTTTATCAAAAACTTCCGTCAATGTGGTTATTCTGGATGTTAGAATGCCGGGGCTCAGCGGGATTGAGACTCTTAAGGAAATTCGGCGTCGTTATAGAGATACTGAAGTGATTATGCTTACAGGGCATGGGTCCGTACAGTCGGGAATCGAAGGTATTAGTCATGGAGCATATGACTATATCCTCAAGCCGTTTTTGATTGATGATCTGCTTGAGAGAATACTTGCCGCCAACGAGCATGCTGTTCTTAAACGAAAGGTCAGAGGTGTTTAA
- a CDS encoding ATP-binding protein, whose amino-acid sequence MNLARTKRVMQLGQYAYPVSYLAILAVAYKWPLPGSIVAVAASAGLWLLLKSSFCCLSKVCDEHADLKNQLVQSQKISALGEISTGIAHEINNPLNIIMQEAELMRVNLHEDSTKEEMYEVRESLEVVFQQIERCSDITRELLDFARKRHPVTQVADINRLLLDMLMLVQSETESKNIRIVKMFSSDIPKIKTDPPLLRQVFLNLLNNAVQAVERDGEIFVTTWHSDDMVFAKVCDTGTGIPENEIKQIFNPFYTTKPPGKGTGLGLSVSLRIINQLGGYISVESEPGKGAAFTVHVPI is encoded by the coding sequence ATGAATCTGGCTCGTACCAAGAGAGTTATGCAATTGGGACAATATGCATACCCAGTGTCATACTTGGCAATACTGGCTGTTGCCTATAAGTGGCCTCTGCCCGGAAGTATTGTTGCTGTTGCGGCTTCTGCCGGTTTGTGGCTGCTCCTTAAATCCTCCTTTTGCTGTCTTAGTAAAGTGTGTGATGAACACGCTGATCTTAAAAATCAACTGGTGCAATCCCAAAAAATTTCTGCTCTCGGTGAAATTTCGACCGGTATTGCGCATGAAATAAACAATCCTTTGAATATTATCATGCAGGAAGCCGAGTTGATGCGGGTGAATCTTCATGAAGATTCGACGAAGGAAGAAATGTATGAGGTTCGGGAAAGTCTGGAAGTTGTTTTTCAACAGATTGAGCGTTGTTCTGATATTACTCGGGAATTGCTGGATTTTGCTCGAAAGCGGCACCCTGTTACGCAGGTTGCGGATATTAATAGATTGCTGCTGGATATGCTGATGTTGGTTCAATCTGAGACAGAATCTAAAAATATCCGGATAGTAAAAATGTTCAGCTCTGATATTCCGAAAATTAAAACAGATCCTCCTTTATTGCGTCAGGTTTTTCTAAACCTGCTTAATAACGCTGTTCAAGCTGTAGAGAGGGATGGTGAAATATTTGTAACCACTTGGCACAGTGACGATATGGTTTTTGCAAAGGTTTGCGACACCGGAACGGGGATACCGGAAAATGAAATAAAACAAATTTTTAATCCCTTTTATACAACCAAGCCTCCCGGAAAAGGCACTGGACTCGGACTGTCGGTCAGTCTTCGGATTATAAACCAGTTAGGCGGCTATATCTCCGTAGAATCGGAACCGGGAAAGGGGGCTGCTTTTACAGTTCATGTTCCCATTTAA
- a CDS encoding response regulator: MENSLKDLARVLIVDDEDRFRQTTVRMLKDKGYAVDEAADGSIALEKLAAGDFDVVLLDIKMPGLSGEETFHKIKQNCFDVVTVFLSGHVSISRAVDLIQHGAFDYILKPASFQDIVKKVNQAYEQKMLRNGKIGIHDLLNNPD; this comes from the coding sequence ATGGAAAATTCTCTAAAGGATCTTGCCCGGGTTCTGATTGTCGACGACGAGGATCGTTTTCGGCAGACAACAGTCCGTATGCTTAAAGATAAAGGCTACGCAGTGGACGAAGCTGCTGATGGATCTATTGCTCTTGAAAAACTGGCGGCAGGTGATTTTGATGTTGTATTGCTAGATATTAAAATGCCCGGACTGTCCGGCGAGGAAACGTTTCATAAAATTAAGCAGAATTGCTTTGATGTGGTGACAGTTTTTCTTTCAGGGCATGTCTCTATTAGCCGTGCTGTGGATTTGATTCAGCATGGAGCGTTCGATTATATTCTAAAGCCGGCATCATTTCAGGATATAGTAAAAAAAGTAAATCAGGCATATGAGCAGAAAATGCTTCGTAATGGCAAAATCGGAATCCACGACCTGTTGAACAATCCTGATTAA
- a CDS encoding ATP-binding protein, giving the protein MTEFSQDNMNICYWNGSMKPFNIGIVGIGAGFKVLLDIINNDVFREFLPEMTLAAVSDVHHQKDITALGELGIPIYTTFADMLEHHGDINLVIEMTGSIELFSTLRQQLPDSISLMDHREIIFFCGLHDMALVKGNYKSNIAQQQVLIQSIIDEIREDIFLMDKNGCVVDLNSVVWRKAEIPKSELIGKTCWNAARQRDGSVFCDCFDPECPFHKTLCSGQKEESLVTKVNRDGLLQYYRLYAYPIFDIRGQMTHIMVMHRDITERTHREKHQNQRDKLAVIGEMSTYLAHEIRNPLFAIGGFANSLSKSSDLNEKDREKIQIIVEETKRLDRLLTNMLNFVRSAHISRKEVDILSVVQSAAELMSIGYGQRGYRIEVCSASLLPNVLGDEDALKQCIVNLVKNAVEAMPEGGDITLSLGLQGGDVVLQVTDTGVGMNEHEQDRVFNPFYSTKKDGSGLGLAMIKKIVEELGGRVKLASKPGHGTTVSLFLPSALDVETTETSEAVTG; this is encoded by the coding sequence ATGACTGAATTTTCTCAAGATAATATGAATATCTGCTATTGGAACGGTTCAATGAAGCCCTTTAATATCGGGATTGTCGGGATTGGAGCTGGCTTTAAGGTGCTTTTGGATATTATTAACAATGATGTTTTCAGGGAGTTTCTTCCTGAGATGACGCTGGCAGCGGTGAGCGATGTCCATCATCAGAAAGATATTACCGCGCTTGGTGAGCTTGGTATTCCAATATACACCACTTTTGCTGATATGCTTGAACACCACGGTGATATTAATCTGGTAATTGAAATGACCGGCAGTATCGAGTTGTTTTCGACCCTGAGACAACAGCTCCCTGATTCCATTTCTCTAATGGATCATCGGGAGATCATTTTCTTTTGCGGGTTGCATGATATGGCTCTGGTGAAGGGTAATTATAAGAGTAATATTGCTCAGCAGCAGGTTTTGATTCAGTCGATTATTGATGAAATACGTGAAGATATCTTTCTTATGGATAAGAACGGATGTGTTGTGGATTTGAACAGTGTCGTCTGGCGGAAGGCCGAAATTCCCAAAAGTGAATTAATCGGCAAAACCTGCTGGAATGCCGCGCGCCAGCGTGACGGTTCAGTTTTTTGTGATTGTTTTGATCCGGAGTGTCCATTTCATAAGACTCTTTGCAGCGGGCAAAAAGAAGAATCCCTTGTAACAAAGGTGAATCGGGACGGACTGCTTCAATATTACAGACTTTACGCTTACCCAATTTTCGACATCCGGGGACAAATGACCCACATCATGGTCATGCACCGGGATATAACTGAACGAACTCATCGTGAAAAGCACCAGAACCAGCGCGACAAGCTTGCTGTTATCGGTGAGATGTCCACGTATCTGGCGCATGAAATTCGTAATCCGCTCTTTGCAATAGGTGGTTTTGCCAATTCATTATCAAAGTCTTCAGACCTTAATGAAAAGGATCGTGAAAAGATTCAGATAATTGTTGAAGAAACAAAGCGGCTGGATAGATTGCTTACGAATATGCTTAATTTCGTCCGTTCTGCTCATATTTCAAGGAAAGAGGTAGATATCTTGTCTGTTGTCCAGAGTGCTGCAGAATTGATGTCTATCGGCTATGGCCAGCGAGGTTACCGGATAGAGGTTTGCTCTGCATCGCTCCTTCCTAATGTACTCGGGGATGAAGATGCTTTGAAGCAGTGCATAGTTAATCTAGTCAAAAATGCTGTCGAAGCAATGCCAGAAGGCGGTGATATTACTCTAAGTCTTGGTTTGCAAGGTGGTGATGTTGTCTTGCAGGTGACTGATACTGGAGTTGGCATGAATGAACATGAGCAGGATCGTGTTTTTAATCCTTTCTACTCTACCAAGAAAGACGGCAGCGGGCTTGGATTGGCAATGATCAAGAAGATTGTTGAAGAACTGGGCGGGCGGGTGAAACTGGCAAGTAAACCTGGGCATGGAACAACTGTTTCGCTATTTTTGCCTTCGGCTCTTGATGTCGAGACTACAGAAACAAGTGAAGCCGTCACAGGTTAG
- a CDS encoding ATP-binding protein produces the protein MVDKIHPGSRRFSLRVKLLSLLIGLVAATLAVAGMTLWYVYATQNIFQHMEKSDISALLSAQGLEKELMAQQGLTTYYSLDHNDQWLIRLEKHNRQFESLLSKARETNYLDKGRTILNSIESDYLRYIHSRSEVIDLYKKNQNTEGVELHRKIRARFQSIYDLCEQYKQLHQERIRLAAANYKDQAKFLTVLSLAAVPLSAILAVWIGFILIRRILDPIRRLSRLEEKGVPDFLSGEMGALSERMQNLIDDVENAYDMLQHSRDQVAQSEKMATVGKLAAGMAHSIRNPLTSVKMRLFSLERSLDLDVVQKEDFEVISEEIRHLDTIIRNFLEFSRPPKLRPQVVSPSDLVDSTLTLLSHRLESCGVAVTVCRREKLPKVNADPEQFKEALMNLILNSCESMVDGGKISIIEDSMTIAPYGKMATVTVSDNGPGIPVSFRDDIFKPFYSTKEEGTGLGLSISNRIMTEHGGWLHFKDSGAQGTSFVMALPLKEASTWLRS, from the coding sequence ATGGTTGATAAAATACATCCCGGTTCTCGCCGCTTTTCTTTGCGCGTAAAATTATTATCTTTGCTGATAGGCCTTGTGGCTGCGACTTTAGCCGTAGCTGGAATGACGTTGTGGTATGTCTACGCAACTCAGAATATTTTCCAACATATGGAAAAATCAGACATTAGCGCATTGCTTTCCGCACAGGGGCTTGAAAAAGAGTTGATGGCTCAGCAGGGACTCACGACATATTATTCACTGGACCATAACGATCAGTGGCTTATTCGTCTTGAGAAGCATAATAGGCAGTTTGAAAGTTTGCTCAGTAAAGCCAGAGAAACTAATTATCTGGATAAGGGACGGACTATTTTAAACAGTATTGAATCAGACTATCTGCGTTACATCCATTCCCGAAGTGAAGTTATTGATTTGTACAAGAAGAATCAAAATACAGAAGGCGTTGAGCTGCACCGTAAGATTCGCGCTCGATTTCAGTCGATTTATGATTTGTGCGAGCAGTACAAACAATTGCATCAGGAACGAATTCGTCTGGCGGCAGCCAATTACAAAGATCAGGCAAAATTTTTGACCGTTTTGTCTCTTGCGGCAGTTCCTTTGTCCGCGATACTGGCAGTTTGGATCGGTTTTATCTTGATTAGACGTATTCTTGATCCGATTCGCCGTTTATCCAGACTGGAAGAAAAGGGTGTCCCTGATTTTCTTTCCGGTGAAATGGGCGCATTGTCCGAGCGCATGCAAAATTTGATTGATGATGTAGAAAATGCCTACGACATGCTTCAACATAGCCGTGATCAGGTTGCCCAGTCCGAGAAAATGGCTACAGTCGGCAAGCTTGCAGCAGGTATGGCTCATTCTATTCGTAACCCCCTGACCTCTGTGAAGATGCGCTTATTTTCGCTGGAGCGTAGTCTTGACCTTGATGTCGTTCAAAAAGAAGATTTTGAAGTTATTTCAGAAGAAATCAGACATCTGGATACAATTATAAGAAATTTTCTGGAATTTTCCCGTCCTCCCAAACTTCGGCCTCAAGTGGTGTCTCCGTCTGATTTGGTTGACAGTACCCTGACTCTGCTCAGTCATCGGCTCGAATCATGCGGTGTTGCAGTCACTGTTTGTCGCAGGGAAAAATTGCCCAAAGTGAATGCCGACCCGGAACAGTTCAAAGAAGCTCTTATGAATTTGATTCTTAACTCCTGCGAATCAATGGTCGATGGAGGCAAAATATCCATCATAGAAGACTCTATGACTATTGCTCCTTACGGAAAGATGGCGACTGTAACAGTTTCGGATAATGGTCCCGGAATTCCTGTTTCATTCAGAGATGATATCTTTAAGCCGTTTTATTCTACCAAGGAAGAAGGAACAGGACTGGGCTTATCCATTTCTAATCGCATTATGACTGAACATGGCGGGTGGTTACACTTTAAAGACTCGGGGGCGCAGGGAACCTCTTTTGTGATGGCTTTACCCCTGAAGGAAGCAAGTACATGGCTGAGATCCTGA
- a CDS encoding sigma-54 dependent transcriptional regulator codes for MAEILIVDDDSQLRQSFEKLLKQEGHVVRVASSGEAGVAAVNHTIPDLVIMDMRMSGITGLEAFQQMRETAPRLAVIIMTAYGTTETAIEATKMGAYDYILKPFDIPEMLALINQALDTSRRSREHTETREQVSSTTNQLLGSSRAMQKVYKSIGRVAATDALVLIRGESGTGKELVAQAIYKHSLRQEKPFLIINCVAIPDTLLESELFGYEKGAFTGANLSRAGRIEQAAGGTVFLDEIGDMPLNIQAKILRLLQEKQLERLGGGKSIPVDVRILAATNRDLEKAVAEGDFREDLYYRLNVVTIRLPKLCERSDDVFELANHFLDHLSAEMEMRNPGLSEDSKEFLATHEWPGNVRELSNAIQKALIFNRGAPITRDELTQVVGLGSDRHTSSDVSDDAFRAEIRQVLTKHAGENGFEMLMDYAGRLVVGEALEITGGNRTRAAKLLGMTRPTLNARIDKYGLRTHTKVN; via the coding sequence ATGGCTGAGATCCTGATAGTAGATGATGATTCGCAACTGCGACAGAGTTTTGAGAAGCTCTTGAAGCAGGAGGGGCATGTTGTGCGTGTTGCTTCTTCTGGTGAGGCTGGCGTGGCAGCTGTTAATCACACGATTCCAGACTTGGTTATTATGGATATGCGCATGTCCGGCATTACCGGGTTGGAAGCTTTTCAGCAGATGCGTGAGACCGCTCCGCGTTTGGCTGTAATAATTATGACCGCTTACGGCACAACTGAAACAGCTATCGAAGCCACTAAAATGGGGGCCTACGATTATATTTTGAAACCGTTTGATATTCCGGAAATGTTAGCCTTGATCAATCAGGCTTTGGACACATCCAGGCGGAGCAGAGAACATACCGAGACACGGGAGCAGGTATCTTCAACAACGAATCAATTGCTGGGCAGCAGCCGCGCTATGCAGAAGGTATACAAATCTATAGGCCGGGTTGCGGCAACAGATGCGCTGGTGCTTATCCGTGGGGAATCAGGAACGGGAAAAGAGTTGGTGGCTCAGGCTATTTACAAGCATAGTCTGCGTCAGGAAAAACCTTTTTTGATTATTAATTGTGTCGCGATTCCTGACACTTTACTTGAATCTGAATTATTCGGGTATGAAAAAGGGGCGTTTACCGGAGCAAACCTCAGCCGGGCAGGACGCATTGAACAAGCTGCCGGAGGAACAGTTTTTCTTGATGAAATTGGGGATATGCCTCTTAATATTCAGGCAAAAATTCTTCGGTTGTTACAGGAAAAACAGTTGGAGCGTCTCGGTGGCGGAAAATCAATTCCGGTTGATGTACGTATTTTGGCGGCAACCAATCGTGACCTTGAGAAAGCTGTGGCGGAAGGAGATTTTCGCGAAGATTTATATTACAGGCTTAACGTAGTTACTATCAGGCTTCCTAAGCTTTGCGAACGAAGTGATGATGTGTTTGAACTTGCCAATCATTTTTTAGATCATTTGAGTGCTGAAATGGAGATGCGTAATCCTGGTCTGTCTGAAGACAGTAAAGAGTTTTTGGCAACTCATGAATGGCCCGGTAATGTCCGTGAACTTTCAAATGCGATACAGAAAGCTCTGATTTTCAACCGCGGCGCTCCCATAACCCGGGATGAGCTTACGCAGGTTGTCGGTCTTGGTTCCGACAGACACACTTCTTCTGATGTTTCGGATGATGCTTTCAGAGCTGAAATTCGGCAGGTGCTTACAAAACATGCCGGGGAAAACGGGTTTGAAATGCTCATGGATTACGCAGGGCGTCTTGTTGTCGGTGAAGCTTTGGAAATTACAGGAGGAAATCGGACCCGCGCAGCAAAATTACTCGGTATGACGCGGCCTACTTTGAATGCCCGCATTGATAAATATGGTTTGAGAACACACACTAAAGTTAATTAA
- a CDS encoding response regulator, giving the protein MQRTEVRILIVERNPRMRDFLRREFSKRNFIVEGAGNSSELFSKLDSDTPTHLVLLAVNTPEGLDGGLIQQLVSNYPNIPVILHSYLEELSGDPSLQKVAAMVEKSGNPETLTRMVSIVLSRFYPDLIEDDESGESYV; this is encoded by the coding sequence ATGCAAAGGACTGAAGTTAGAATTCTCATAGTAGAACGTAACCCCCGCATGCGGGATTTTTTGCGTCGGGAATTTTCAAAACGAAATTTTATCGTAGAGGGTGCAGGGAACAGCAGTGAGTTGTTTTCTAAACTCGACTCAGACACTCCGACTCATCTTGTTCTGCTCGCTGTGAATACTCCTGAGGGGTTGGATGGCGGGCTGATACAGCAGCTTGTGAGTAATTATCCGAACATTCCTGTTATCCTGCACAGCTATCTTGAAGAGTTATCCGGCGATCCTTCTCTTCAAAAGGTTGCCGCTATGGTCGAGAAGAGCGGTAACCCTGAAACCCTGACCAGAATGGTTTCAATTGTACTTTCCCGTTTTTATCCGGATTTGATTGAGGATGATGAGTCGGGGGAAAGTTATGTCTAA
- a CDS encoding ATP-binding protein, giving the protein MSNHYYHGLAKSMMFTIILVSFTPLLIITLLAGYQYSVAYKEKVIAHLRELVLKHDQSVDSYLKEKIAEIQVLADVEGIANLKNEIRLEALHNSLLRHHRGAFVDLGLVNSKGIQVTYVGPFNLRGANYAEAGWFKNVQERQVYVSDVFLGLRGVPHFIIAVLIESEGEKWVLRTTLDFIAFNKLVEDIRIGETGLAFIINRKGEFQTTPRKDIIKEVPFLKELAAGKNKFSGLVRRRASISMETNPATGHETIFVISPIKNGNWLMIYQQDVSDAFSDLNQARNLAAVVLFFGGMSIIVMAYLMSKRMARKVELSDIEKDIMNEQVIEAGKLASVGELAAGIAHEINNPVAIMVEEAGWIQDLLGEGLYVDDNEREVARALNQIRSQGTRCKDITHKLLSFAHKIDPTIIRVRLNDLIHEMAELCEQRAKYANVNIETSLADNLPEVAASPSELQQVFLNLINNAIDSMDPGGGELDIATRSENGVVMVSISDTGCGIPKSNLPRIFDPFFTTKPVGKGTGLGLSIIYGIISKMNGEITVKSALDRGTVFTLKLPSVGSEIGKDEYSGN; this is encoded by the coding sequence ATGTCTAACCATTACTATCATGGTCTTGCCAAGAGTATGATGTTCACGATTATTCTCGTGTCGTTCACTCCTTTGCTCATTATCACACTTCTAGCCGGGTACCAGTACAGCGTTGCGTATAAGGAAAAAGTTATAGCCCACTTACGTGAACTCGTTCTCAAGCACGATCAAAGTGTTGATTCCTACCTTAAAGAAAAAATAGCTGAAATACAGGTTCTGGCGGATGTGGAAGGTATAGCCAATTTAAAAAACGAAATCCGTCTTGAAGCCTTGCATAATTCTTTACTTCGCCATCATAGAGGGGCTTTTGTTGATCTCGGGCTGGTGAATAGTAAAGGCATTCAGGTTACTTATGTGGGACCATTCAATCTTCGAGGCGCAAATTACGCCGAAGCAGGCTGGTTCAAGAATGTACAGGAGCGCCAAGTATACGTCAGCGATGTTTTTCTCGGTCTTCGAGGGGTTCCGCATTTTATTATAGCCGTTCTTATAGAATCGGAAGGTGAGAAGTGGGTGTTGCGGACTACTCTTGATTTCATCGCTTTCAATAAGCTGGTGGAAGATATCCGCATAGGTGAAACCGGCTTGGCTTTCATTATTAATCGTAAGGGTGAATTTCAAACTACTCCGCGCAAAGATATCATAAAAGAGGTTCCTTTTTTGAAGGAATTGGCTGCCGGAAAGAATAAATTTTCAGGTTTAGTGCGGCGTAGGGCTTCCATCAGTATGGAGACAAATCCCGCAACCGGGCATGAGACAATTTTTGTGATCAGCCCTATCAAAAACGGCAATTGGCTGATGATTTATCAGCAGGATGTGAGTGATGCTTTTTCCGATCTCAATCAGGCCAGAAATCTGGCGGCAGTAGTTCTTTTCTTCGGTGGTATGTCCATTATTGTAATGGCTTATCTCATGTCTAAACGGATGGCTCGTAAGGTAGAGCTGTCTGATATTGAAAAGGACATTATGAATGAGCAGGTCATAGAAGCCGGAAAACTGGCTTCCGTCGGTGAACTGGCAGCCGGAATCGCTCATGAGATCAATAACCCTGTAGCCATTATGGTTGAAGAGGCTGGGTGGATTCAGGATTTGCTTGGTGAGGGGCTGTATGTAGACGACAACGAGCGAGAAGTTGCTCGTGCTCTAAATCAGATTCGAAGTCAGGGAACCCGCTGCAAGGATATCACTCATAAACTGCTGAGTTTTGCGCATAAGATTGATCCGACCATTATACGGGTTCGTTTAAATGACCTGATCCATGAAATGGCTGAATTATGTGAACAGCGCGCTAAGTATGCCAATGTTAATATTGAAACCAGCCTGGCAGATAATTTGCCCGAAGTTGCTGCGAGTCCTTCTGAATTGCAGCAGGTTTTTCTAAATCTCATCAATAATGCCATCGATTCAATGGACCCCGGAGGAGGGGAGTTGGATATCGCAACACGCTCTGAAAACGGTGTTGTGATGGTCTCTATCTCAGATACCGGATGCGGCATTCCAAAATCCAATCTTCCTCGAATATTTGATCCTTTTTTTACGACCAAGCCTGTTGGAAAAGGGACCGGACTCGGGTTGTCCATAATCTACGGCATCATAAGTAAAATGAATGGCGAAATCACTGTGAAATCAGCTCTAGACAGAGGAACCGTGTTTACTCTCAAACTGCCTTCAGTTGGATCTGAAATAGGGAAGGACGAATACTCGGGAAATTAG
- a CDS encoding response regulator, whose protein sequence is MLATVLLIDDEHGFVDTMSKRLSKRSLTVHTAYSGQDGLEYLAENSAIDVVVLDVKMPGINGIDVLKIIKTEHPLVEVIMLTGHATVESAIDGMKNGAFDYMLKPCEMEELLAKIKDAYLKKQSQETKIYEARARHIELRRGD, encoded by the coding sequence ATGTTAGCTACTGTTCTTCTTATTGATGACGAGCATGGATTTGTGGACACCATGTCAAAGCGACTCAGCAAGCGAAGTTTGACTGTTCACACGGCTTATAGTGGGCAGGATGGACTTGAATATCTTGCAGAGAACAGCGCCATTGATGTTGTTGTTCTGGACGTGAAAATGCCCGGAATTAACGGAATTGATGTCCTTAAAATAATTAAGACAGAACATCCGTTGGTGGAAGTTATTATGCTCACCGGTCATGCCACGGTTGAAAGCGCCATTGATGGCATGAAAAACGGAGCATTTGATTACATGTTGAAGCCCTGTGAGATGGAAGAGCTTCTTGCAAAAATTAAAGATGCCTATTTGAAAAAGCAGTCTCAGGAAACAAAGATTTATGAAGCCAGAGCTAGGCATATTGAATTGCGCAGAGGCGATTAG